The Tautonia rosea genome includes a region encoding these proteins:
- a CDS encoding carbon-nitrogen hydrolase family protein, with protein MELRAAAIQLRCVPGDISGNLDRADASLARCRDEGVELAVLPELFNTGYCSRGDYPRIAEDGEGKTLAALRDRSRRWGLWIAAGYAEHHAGHLYNSLAFCGPDGSFHVYRKRHLVFWECTRFRKGREPIIAQTPWGRVGFAICADMIYRRVWSDYRGRIDLAIVGSAWPDFADRRSGRPNWLYGRLGPLAGEIPRIVSHDLDIPFIFANQCGETETRVPLMPRIPDRFAGRSALCDGRRSLPVRAGTEEALVIASLRVTSPSVRGASPCRSTSPSVLADWSSTSAA; from the coding sequence GTGGAATTGCGTGCTGCCGCGATTCAATTACGATGCGTGCCGGGAGACATCTCCGGCAACCTGGATCGGGCCGATGCGTCCCTGGCGCGTTGCCGAGACGAAGGCGTCGAATTGGCCGTATTGCCCGAGTTGTTTAACACGGGCTACTGTTCTCGGGGCGACTACCCTCGCATCGCTGAAGACGGAGAAGGGAAGACCCTCGCCGCCCTTCGAGACCGGAGCCGACGCTGGGGCCTCTGGATTGCCGCCGGATATGCCGAACACCATGCCGGGCATCTCTACAATTCTCTGGCCTTCTGCGGCCCTGATGGCTCGTTTCACGTCTACCGCAAACGGCACCTCGTCTTCTGGGAGTGCACGCGGTTTCGCAAGGGCCGAGAGCCGATCATCGCCCAAACTCCCTGGGGACGCGTCGGCTTCGCCATCTGCGCGGATATGATTTACCGACGGGTCTGGAGTGACTACCGAGGTCGGATCGACCTGGCCATCGTCGGCTCCGCCTGGCCCGATTTCGCCGATCGCCGATCGGGCCGACCGAACTGGCTCTACGGCCGGCTCGGGCCGCTCGCGGGAGAAATCCCCCGGATCGTCTCCCACGACCTGGACATTCCCTTCATTTTCGCCAATCAGTGCGGCGAGACGGAAACCCGGGTTCCCTTGATGCCCCGCATCCCCGATCGCTTTGCCGGCCGAAGCGCCCTGTGCGACGGCAGACGAAGCCTCCCGGTGCGAGCCGGAACTGAGGAAGCCCTGGTTATCGCCTCGTTGCGAGTCACATCCCCTTCTGTTCGAGGAGCGTCGCCGTGCCGTTCTACGTCCCCCTCGGTGCTCGCGGACTGGTCCTCCACTTCGGCGGCCTGA
- the asnB gene encoding asparagine synthase (glutamine-hydrolyzing), whose product MCGIAGAFDLRAQRSFPEDRLRAMTDAIAHRGPDDEHIHLEPGLALGARRLSIVDLSGGRQPLCNEDRTVWVAFNGELFEYPELYQEIVARGHRPATRCDTELWVHLYEDLGEGMFEKAKGQFAVSLWDRKTRTLILGRDRVGIAPLYYAERDGWLLWGSEIKTLLRSGMVEANPDPKGIDHLFTFFCAGTTRTFFDGVKSIPPGHYLKVRDGRVELKQYWDLDFPDAGDELRMDDPEPLVDELEALLRQSVERRLRGDVPVVSYISGGLDSTVVLGLSSRHRGSAVPSFTIGLDRAGPDERSQSTEAARVLGSPLTTVIMDRAKIAEAYPELVVAAEGPVFDTSCACLMRLARAVHDEGYKVALTGEGADEAFAGYAWFKFQQMRDQNFRRFGRGPLNFGRELMFRTLGGRNARRPSAVEAMNGTRPIQQDMFEAISQATQLVYSREMWDRLGDHHAFSDLDLTNPNMKRWAPLNQSLYVGYKVMLAGLLMIPKGDRIAMHSSVETRYPFLDEDVTAFATRIAPEYKLRGKTEKWLLRKVAERTLPPQIAGRPKTMFRASFAPTFLGPHRPAWVDQLLSPESLRATGYFDPEAVARERAWQTRIPRITPRRLIMQIGLTSVVATQLWHHLYISGGLCELPTWEAPQYAGNRTPGHYKIRPSGDASLPIAV is encoded by the coding sequence ATGTGCGGAATCGCCGGCGCATTCGATCTTCGTGCCCAACGCTCGTTCCCCGAAGACCGTCTCCGGGCGATGACCGACGCCATCGCCCACCGAGGACCGGACGACGAGCACATCCACCTCGAACCCGGACTGGCCCTCGGCGCCCGACGGCTCTCGATCGTCGATCTCTCCGGCGGCCGCCAACCCCTCTGCAATGAAGACCGCACCGTCTGGGTTGCGTTCAACGGCGAACTGTTCGAGTATCCCGAACTCTATCAAGAAATCGTCGCCCGGGGCCATCGCCCCGCCACCCGGTGTGATACCGAACTCTGGGTCCATCTTTACGAAGACCTCGGCGAGGGGATGTTCGAGAAGGCCAAGGGGCAGTTTGCCGTCTCCCTCTGGGACCGCAAGACACGCACCTTGATCCTCGGCCGCGACCGCGTCGGGATTGCCCCGCTCTATTACGCGGAGCGCGATGGGTGGCTCCTTTGGGGCTCCGAGATCAAGACCTTGCTCCGATCCGGGATGGTTGAGGCGAACCCTGATCCCAAGGGGATCGACCACCTCTTCACCTTCTTCTGCGCCGGGACGACTCGCACGTTCTTCGACGGGGTCAAGTCGATTCCCCCAGGCCACTACCTGAAGGTCCGTGATGGCCGGGTCGAGTTGAAACAATACTGGGATCTCGACTTCCCCGACGCCGGAGACGAACTCCGGATGGACGATCCCGAGCCCCTCGTCGATGAGCTGGAAGCCTTGCTTCGGCAGTCGGTTGAGCGTCGGCTCCGCGGCGATGTCCCGGTCGTCAGTTATATCAGCGGGGGTCTGGATTCGACGGTCGTCCTCGGCCTGAGCTCTCGACATCGCGGCAGTGCGGTGCCCTCGTTCACGATCGGCCTCGATCGCGCTGGTCCGGACGAACGCTCGCAGTCAACCGAGGCCGCCCGCGTGCTCGGCTCGCCGTTGACGACTGTCATCATGGACCGAGCCAAGATTGCCGAGGCGTACCCGGAACTGGTCGTAGCAGCCGAGGGGCCGGTCTTCGACACCTCGTGCGCCTGCTTGATGCGCCTCGCTCGGGCCGTGCATGATGAGGGCTACAAGGTCGCGCTCACCGGCGAAGGGGCCGACGAGGCCTTCGCTGGCTATGCCTGGTTCAAGTTTCAGCAGATGCGCGACCAGAACTTCCGGCGATTCGGCCGCGGCCCGCTCAACTTCGGCCGCGAGCTGATGTTCCGTACCCTCGGGGGACGCAACGCCCGGCGTCCCTCCGCCGTCGAGGCCATGAACGGCACTCGCCCGATCCAGCAAGATATGTTCGAAGCAATCTCCCAGGCCACCCAGCTCGTCTACAGCCGGGAGATGTGGGACCGACTCGGCGATCACCACGCTTTCTCCGACCTCGACCTGACCAATCCGAACATGAAGCGATGGGCACCCCTGAACCAGTCGCTCTACGTCGGCTACAAGGTCATGCTTGCCGGCCTCCTGATGATCCCCAAGGGAGACCGGATTGCGATGCACTCCTCCGTCGAGACGCGCTATCCCTTCCTCGACGAAGACGTGACCGCCTTTGCCACTCGGATCGCCCCCGAGTACAAGCTCCGCGGCAAGACCGAGAAGTGGCTCCTCCGCAAGGTCGCCGAGCGAACCTTGCCTCCCCAGATCGCCGGCCGCCCGAAGACGATGTTCCGCGCCTCGTTCGCACCGACCTTTCTCGGCCCCCACCGACCGGCTTGGGTCGATCAACTGCTCAGCCCCGAGTCGCTCCGCGCGACCGGCTATTTCGACCCGGAGGCGGTCGCCCGAGAACGTGCCTGGCAGACCCGCATTCCCCGCATCACCCCCCGCCGGCTGATCATGCAGATTGGCCTGACCTCTGTGGTCGCCACGCAACTCTGGCACCACCTTTACATCAGCGGCGGCCTCTGTGAGCTTCCCACGTGGGAAGCCCCCCAGTACGCCGGGAACCGCACCCCCGGGCACTACAAGATTCGCCCAAGCGGAGACGCGTCCTTGCCGATCGCCGTCTGA
- the dtd gene encoding D-aminoacyl-tRNA deacylase produces MRAVLQRVSRASVEVDGSLVGQIDLGWLVLLGVGKGDTEADADWLAEKIAGLRAFEDDLGKMNRSVGEVGGSVLVVSQFTLFGDCRKGRRPSFDAAADPGEAERLYQVLCDRIAALGLPVATGTFRAMMNVSLVNDGPVTLLLDSRKTF; encoded by the coding sequence ATGCGAGCCGTTCTTCAGCGCGTCTCCCGGGCCTCCGTCGAGGTTGACGGCTCCCTCGTCGGTCAGATCGACCTCGGCTGGCTCGTCCTGCTCGGCGTCGGTAAAGGGGACACCGAGGCCGATGCCGACTGGCTTGCCGAGAAGATCGCCGGCCTTCGCGCCTTCGAGGATGATCTCGGCAAGATGAATCGATCCGTCGGCGAGGTCGGCGGCTCCGTCCTTGTCGTCAGCCAGTTCACCCTCTTCGGCGACTGCCGCAAAGGGCGACGCCCCAGCTTCGACGCCGCCGCCGATCCAGGTGAGGCCGAACGCCTGTATCAGGTCCTTTGCGACCGGATCGCTGCGCTCGGCCTCCCCGTCGCTACGGGAACGTTCCGGGCCATGATGAACGTCTCTCTGGTCAACGACGGCCCCGTCACCCTCCTGCTCGACAGCCGTAAGACGTTTTGA
- a CDS encoding argininosuccinate synthase: protein MARDKVVLAYSGGLDTSVAVKWINEKYGLDVIAYTCDLGQGQDIEAIREKALRTGAVEAIAEDVRNLFVDYFAFPSLMAGALYEGKYPLATALGRPLIAQRMIQVARDHSAVAVAHGCTGKGNDQVRFDVTFQTLAPDLKIIAPVREWKWTRTEELKYAADHGIEVEATKEKIFSTDQNLWGRSIEAGVLEDPWVEPPPETFQWTVDPLKAPDEPEVVEITFDQGRPVALNGVETDGVELIEKLNAIAGKHGVGRVDHIENRLVGIKSREIYEAPAAYVLHEAHREIEFLTLSKDALRFKTHVSQAYGDLIYNGLWFSALHQDLMAFVASNQQYVSGVARIRLYKGSAMIVGRKSEHSLYRHELATYEEGDQYDASAALGFITIHGLGQKTQAQHQMLKGPGGSRRMELPSIIPPRKSEG from the coding sequence GTGGCACGCGACAAGGTGGTGCTGGCATACAGCGGTGGGCTGGATACGTCGGTCGCCGTAAAGTGGATCAATGAGAAATACGGGCTCGATGTGATCGCCTATACCTGCGACCTCGGTCAGGGGCAGGACATCGAAGCGATCCGGGAGAAGGCGCTTCGGACGGGGGCGGTCGAGGCGATTGCCGAGGACGTTCGGAATCTGTTCGTCGATTACTTTGCTTTTCCCTCACTCATGGCCGGAGCCTTGTACGAGGGGAAATACCCGCTGGCCACGGCGCTGGGCAGACCGCTCATCGCGCAGCGGATGATCCAGGTGGCTCGCGATCACAGCGCGGTGGCCGTGGCGCACGGCTGCACGGGCAAGGGGAACGATCAGGTCCGCTTCGATGTCACCTTCCAGACCCTCGCTCCGGACCTGAAAATCATTGCCCCGGTCCGCGAGTGGAAGTGGACCCGAACCGAGGAACTGAAGTACGCCGCCGATCACGGCATCGAGGTCGAGGCGACGAAGGAGAAGATCTTCAGCACCGACCAGAATCTCTGGGGCCGCTCGATCGAGGCGGGGGTGCTGGAAGACCCCTGGGTCGAACCACCTCCGGAAACCTTCCAGTGGACGGTCGATCCGCTCAAGGCCCCCGATGAGCCCGAAGTGGTCGAGATCACCTTCGACCAGGGGCGGCCCGTGGCCCTCAACGGGGTGGAAACCGATGGGGTCGAGTTGATCGAGAAACTCAACGCGATCGCCGGCAAGCATGGAGTGGGACGGGTCGACCACATTGAGAACCGTCTGGTCGGCATCAAGTCTCGAGAGATTTACGAGGCCCCAGCCGCCTACGTCCTGCATGAGGCCCACCGGGAAATCGAATTCCTGACCCTCTCGAAAGATGCCCTGCGGTTCAAGACGCATGTGAGCCAGGCCTATGGCGACCTGATCTACAACGGCCTCTGGTTCAGCGCCTTGCATCAGGATTTAATGGCTTTCGTTGCGTCGAACCAGCAGTATGTTTCGGGGGTCGCCCGAATCAGACTGTATAAAGGTTCGGCAATGATCGTCGGCCGCAAGAGTGAGCATAGCCTCTATCGTCACGAGTTGGCGACCTACGAGGAAGGGGACCAGTACGACGCCTCGGCGGCGCTCGGGTTCATCACGATTCACGGGCTCGGACAGAAAACTCAGGCCCAGCATCAAATGCTCAAGGGGCCAGGCGGGAGCCGACGGATGGAACTTCCGAGCATCATTCCACCGAGGAAGTCAGAGGGTTGA
- a CDS encoding aspartate kinase, protein MPLVVQKFGGTSVADANKILAAARRAIRAHREGKQVIVVVSARGHTTDELIALAKEINEQPPAREMDMLLSTGEQVSVALMAMAIQALGVPAISFTGAQIGIVTDSYHTKARIRNISTDRLQAALDEGKIAIVAGFQGVDEHYNITTLGRGGSDTTAVALAAVLGADACEIYTDVDGVYTTDPRIVPEARKIDRISYDEMLELASLGAGVMHSRSIEFAKKFGVPIQVRSAMADAPGTWIVAEQDARFIGASVTGAALARDEARVTVQEMPDRPGVVHALFRHIAEANIVVDMIVQNVATNGQTEVSFTVSGGDLAETLIVTERAAREIGAGKVTYDSKVAKVSVVGLGMRVHTGVAQGMFEALGDAGVNIQMITTSEIKISVLVERSQATNALRAVHRAFELDRTREDHRLEFTPRRGQPSEGSLLVNSEASSLFGSLSGMEDLVVSGVDLDEQQARVTLLNVPDRPGYAAKVFQAIAEVGVNVDMIVQNVRSASGDTRLSITVPRGDAARAARAAAGAVGDPDHVLVEPTMAKLSVSGIGMRTHTGVATRMFGALAEAGINIALINTSEVRVNVLTDIDRGREGLEILGKAFDLPIGS, encoded by the coding sequence TTGCCCCTCGTGGTCCAGAAGTTCGGCGGCACGAGTGTCGCCGACGCGAACAAGATTCTTGCCGCCGCTCGACGAGCGATCCGAGCCCACCGGGAAGGGAAGCAGGTCATCGTCGTGGTCTCGGCCCGGGGACACACCACGGACGAGTTGATCGCCCTGGCCAAGGAGATCAATGAGCAGCCCCCGGCGCGAGAGATGGACATGCTTCTCTCGACCGGAGAACAGGTGAGCGTCGCCCTGATGGCCATGGCGATTCAGGCGCTTGGCGTGCCGGCGATCAGCTTTACGGGGGCTCAAATCGGGATTGTCACGGACAGCTACCATACGAAAGCTCGCATTCGGAATATTTCGACCGATCGGCTCCAGGCGGCGCTGGATGAGGGGAAGATTGCGATTGTCGCCGGTTTTCAAGGGGTGGATGAGCACTACAACATCACCACACTGGGCCGGGGAGGATCAGATACGACGGCCGTGGCTCTGGCAGCGGTCCTGGGGGCCGACGCGTGCGAAATCTATACGGATGTGGACGGGGTCTACACGACCGACCCGAGAATCGTGCCCGAGGCGAGGAAGATCGATCGCATCAGTTATGATGAGATGCTTGAACTCGCGAGTCTCGGCGCGGGGGTAATGCATTCACGCTCGATCGAGTTCGCCAAGAAGTTCGGCGTGCCGATTCAGGTTCGCAGCGCGATGGCCGACGCGCCGGGGACCTGGATTGTGGCCGAGCAGGACGCGCGGTTCATCGGCGCGAGTGTCACCGGGGCCGCTCTGGCGCGTGATGAGGCGCGGGTGACGGTGCAGGAGATGCCCGATCGGCCGGGGGTGGTCCACGCCCTGTTCCGTCACATCGCCGAGGCGAATATCGTTGTCGACATGATCGTGCAGAACGTGGCGACGAACGGACAAACGGAGGTCAGCTTCACGGTTTCGGGGGGCGACCTGGCCGAGACCTTGATCGTGACCGAACGAGCGGCTCGGGAAATCGGTGCCGGGAAGGTCACCTACGATTCGAAGGTCGCCAAGGTGTCGGTCGTCGGTCTGGGAATGCGGGTGCATACCGGCGTGGCTCAGGGAATGTTCGAAGCGCTGGGAGACGCCGGAGTCAACATCCAGATGATCACGACGAGCGAGATCAAGATCAGTGTCCTCGTCGAGCGATCGCAGGCCACGAACGCCCTAAGAGCCGTGCATCGAGCATTTGAGCTTGATCGAACCCGAGAGGATCATCGCCTTGAGTTCACTCCCCGTCGCGGCCAGCCGAGCGAGGGAAGTCTCCTGGTCAACTCCGAGGCCAGTTCCCTGTTCGGAAGCTTGAGCGGGATGGAAGACCTGGTGGTCTCGGGGGTTGATCTCGATGAACAGCAGGCCCGAGTCACCTTGCTGAATGTTCCGGATCGCCCTGGATATGCCGCGAAGGTGTTTCAGGCGATCGCCGAGGTGGGCGTGAACGTCGATATGATCGTGCAGAATGTCCGCAGCGCCTCGGGGGATACAAGACTCTCAATCACCGTTCCCAGAGGAGACGCAGCTCGGGCGGCTCGGGCCGCCGCCGGAGCGGTGGGTGACCCCGATCACGTGCTGGTCGAACCAACGATGGCCAAGCTCTCGGTTTCGGGAATCGGGATGCGGACTCACACAGGGGTCGCCACCCGGATGTTCGGTGCGCTCGCCGAGGCAGGCATCAACATTGCCTTGATCAATACGAGCGAGGTCCGTGTCAATGTCTTGACGGACATTGATCGCGGGCGCGAAGGGCTTGAAATCCTCGGCAAGGCATTTGATCTGCCGATCGGATCGTGA
- a CDS encoding cofactor-independent phosphoglycerate mutase translates to MKIAIVIPDGAADEPQDSLNDMTPLQAARTPEMDRVARDGVLGRSSNVPDRFLPGSDVATLSLFGYDPERYYTGRAPLEVVAMGIALGPDDWAVRCNLMTILDGKMTDFTAGHISSEEGAELIAALTANLHTDGHTVEFHPGVSYRNAMIYRGRPGAPAPFDASTKTTPPHDVPDQNAADHLPRGTGSDLLRRLMEAGASVIQEHPVNHARISGGKKPANAIWLWGQGKAPQVPTFTELHGLKGAIISAVDLVRGTGMLAGWTRIDVPGATGYLDTDYAAKGRYAIEALRDHDLVCVHVEAPDEASHEGRADAKVEALERMDQDIVGPLRAALESYGEYRLLISPDHSTLLRTKAHDRAPVPWALCGTGLSGSGKPYDEISAMEANGPFLPQGWRLMGDHVLKR, encoded by the coding sequence GTGAAGATCGCCATCGTGATTCCCGACGGTGCGGCCGATGAGCCGCAGGACTCGCTCAACGATATGACTCCGCTCCAGGCGGCGAGGACTCCGGAGATGGATCGGGTGGCTCGGGACGGAGTGCTCGGCCGGTCGAGCAACGTGCCGGATCGCTTCTTGCCGGGGAGCGATGTGGCGACGCTCAGCCTCTTCGGCTACGACCCGGAACGCTACTACACGGGACGGGCTCCGTTGGAAGTCGTCGCGATGGGCATTGCTCTTGGCCCGGATGACTGGGCGGTGCGCTGCAACCTGATGACGATCCTCGACGGGAAGATGACCGACTTCACCGCCGGCCACATTTCCAGCGAGGAAGGGGCCGAGCTGATCGCCGCGTTGACTGCGAACCTGCACACCGATGGCCACACGGTCGAGTTTCATCCCGGCGTCAGCTATCGGAACGCGATGATCTACCGAGGGCGGCCGGGGGCCCCTGCCCCGTTCGACGCTTCGACGAAGACGACGCCACCCCACGACGTTCCTGATCAGAATGCCGCCGATCACCTGCCCCGAGGGACCGGCTCGGACCTGCTCCGTCGCCTGATGGAAGCCGGGGCCTCGGTGATCCAGGAGCATCCGGTCAACCACGCTCGGATCAGCGGGGGAAAGAAGCCGGCCAACGCCATCTGGCTTTGGGGGCAAGGCAAGGCGCCTCAGGTTCCGACCTTCACCGAGCTGCACGGGCTCAAGGGGGCGATCATCTCGGCAGTGGATCTGGTTCGAGGCACGGGGATGCTGGCCGGTTGGACCCGGATCGACGTGCCGGGAGCCACCGGATACCTGGATACCGACTACGCCGCCAAGGGCCGTTATGCGATCGAGGCCCTGCGCGATCATGATCTTGTGTGCGTTCACGTTGAGGCGCCGGACGAGGCCAGTCACGAAGGCCGGGCCGACGCGAAAGTCGAGGCGCTGGAACGGATGGATCAGGACATTGTCGGGCCGCTCCGGGCGGCGCTCGAATCGTACGGCGAGTACCGACTCTTGATCTCTCCCGACCACTCGACCTTGCTCCGAACCAAGGCCCACGATCGCGCTCCGGTTCCCTGGGCCCTGTGTGGGACCGGTCTTTCCGGATCGGGCAAGCCGTACGACGAGATCAGCGCGATGGAGGCCAACGGTCCATTTCTGCCGCAAGGCTGGAGGCTCATGGGGGATCACGTCCTGAAGCGTTGA
- a CDS encoding FGGY-family carbohydrate kinase, with translation MEPHDGPVAKATPNMGSDPLLLGLDVGTQSIRAALVDPTGQTISYGVAPLETTYPRPSWAEQDPIGWWSATRSAVAQALQSADVSPDRIVGVGLDSTACTVVACRSDGTPLRPALLWMDQRSFREAEAIGVTGDPALKYVSGRVSPEWMLPKALWLKRNEPEIYDQADRLVECTNWFMFKLTGEWTLSLNHCAVKWNYARPEGGWPRALIHAVGLDDLLDKWPDRIEPLGHAGATLSRSAAEALGLNPGTPVAQGGIDAYLGMIGMGATAAGDVAVIVGSSTCHLAQSSGGVFGSGAAGCYPDATVEGLYTLEAGQTATGSILDWYRRHFAAAQQAEADDRGVNVYSVLDELAAAVPPGAEGLVVRDDWQGNRSPYKDPAARGAIVGLSLAHGPGHIFRALYEATACGTRHILEDASAHGLDVGRIIVGGGGAKSRLWMQIHADVLNRPIHLPRETESCALGSAMTAAVAAGLFADLDAAARDMVILDRVVEPDRRNVLVYDDLFARYARLYVALRDSGVVVAAE, from the coding sequence GTGGAGCCGCACGACGGCCCGGTGGCGAAGGCGACACCGAACATGGGTAGCGATCCCCTCTTGCTGGGTCTGGATGTGGGCACGCAGAGTATTCGGGCGGCTTTGGTCGATCCGACCGGCCAGACCATCTCCTACGGCGTCGCCCCACTGGAAACGACCTACCCCCGTCCGAGCTGGGCGGAACAGGACCCGATCGGCTGGTGGTCGGCCACTCGATCGGCTGTGGCCCAGGCCCTCCAATCGGCTGACGTCTCCCCAGACCGGATTGTCGGGGTTGGGCTCGACAGCACGGCTTGCACCGTCGTCGCCTGTCGGTCCGACGGCACCCCCCTGCGGCCTGCCTTGCTCTGGATGGATCAACGCTCCTTCCGTGAGGCCGAGGCCATCGGCGTGACCGGCGACCCGGCCCTGAAGTACGTCTCCGGGCGCGTCTCTCCCGAGTGGATGCTCCCCAAGGCCCTCTGGCTCAAGCGGAACGAGCCAGAGATCTACGACCAGGCCGACCGGCTTGTGGAATGCACCAACTGGTTCATGTTCAAACTCACGGGAGAGTGGACCCTCTCGCTCAACCACTGTGCCGTCAAGTGGAACTACGCCAGGCCCGAAGGCGGCTGGCCCCGCGCCTTGATCCACGCCGTCGGCCTCGACGACCTGCTCGACAAATGGCCCGACCGAATTGAGCCCCTCGGCCATGCCGGAGCCACCCTCTCCCGTTCTGCTGCCGAGGCCCTCGGCCTGAATCCCGGCACCCCCGTCGCTCAGGGGGGCATCGATGCCTACCTCGGCATGATCGGCATGGGAGCGACCGCCGCCGGCGACGTGGCTGTGATCGTTGGGTCGAGCACCTGCCACCTCGCCCAGTCCTCTGGCGGTGTTTTCGGCTCGGGGGCCGCCGGCTGTTACCCGGATGCCACCGTCGAAGGACTCTACACCCTCGAAGCCGGGCAAACCGCCACCGGCTCGATCCTCGACTGGTATCGTCGCCACTTTGCCGCCGCCCAGCAGGCCGAAGCCGACGACCGAGGCGTCAACGTCTACTCCGTCCTCGATGAACTGGCCGCTGCCGTCCCTCCCGGAGCCGAAGGGCTTGTCGTCCGGGACGACTGGCAAGGCAACCGCTCCCCCTACAAGGACCCCGCCGCCCGAGGGGCCATCGTTGGCCTTTCCCTCGCTCACGGCCCCGGTCACATCTTCCGCGCCCTCTACGAAGCCACTGCCTGCGGCACCCGTCATATTCTCGAAGATGCCTCGGCCCACGGGCTCGACGTCGGCCGGATCATCGTCGGCGGTGGCGGTGCGAAGTCGCGGCTCTGGATGCAGATCCACGCCGATGTCCTCAACCGACCCATCCACCTCCCTCGTGAAACCGAATCCTGCGCCCTCGGATCGGCCATGACCGCCGCCGTCGCCGCTGGCCTCTTCGCCGACCTCGACGCCGCCGCCCGAGACATGGTCATCCTCGACCGCGTTGTCGAGCCCGATCGACGGAACGTGCTGGTCTACGACGATTTGTTCGCTCGTTACGCTCGCCTTTACGTCGCCTTACGCGACAGCGGGGTTGTCGTCGCCGCTGAGTGA